A single window of Cloacibacillus sp. DNA harbors:
- a CDS encoding electron transfer flavoprotein subunit beta/FixA family protein, which yields MQIAVLVKQVPAVDTVKIDETTGTMIRDGVEAELNPLDLHAVEAAVRIKESRPGVEITAVTMGPAAAQKAVKYAIAMGCDRGLLLSDRKFGGADTLATARTLSRALLKAGPFDLLFAGERATDGETGQVGPACAELMGISVLSYVSAIEEISDEKIRVVRAVEGGHETVESPLPAMVIPVKEMNIPRLCTLGGKLCAKAAEVPLETAEALSMDAAETGLTGSATQVVNVTYPKVTRQGRKIIAADGIGTAIEEIMNLLEEKNCLEETGGDTK from the coding sequence TTGCAAATTGCAGTGCTGGTAAAACAGGTGCCCGCTGTGGACACGGTGAAAATAGACGAAACGACGGGCACGATGATACGCGACGGCGTCGAGGCAGAGCTTAATCCGCTCGACCTGCACGCGGTCGAGGCGGCGGTCAGGATCAAGGAATCCCGGCCGGGAGTTGAGATAACGGCGGTGACCATGGGACCGGCGGCGGCGCAGAAGGCCGTCAAATACGCCATTGCGATGGGCTGCGACAGGGGGCTGCTGCTCTCCGACAGAAAATTCGGCGGCGCGGACACCCTCGCCACGGCCCGCACCCTCTCACGGGCGCTGCTCAAGGCAGGTCCCTTCGACCTCCTCTTCGCGGGCGAGCGCGCGACCGACGGCGAAACCGGACAGGTCGGCCCGGCCTGCGCGGAATTGATGGGGATCAGCGTCCTCTCGTACGTCAGCGCCATCGAGGAGATCAGCGATGAAAAGATCCGCGTCGTGCGCGCCGTGGAGGGCGGCCACGAGACGGTCGAATCGCCGCTACCCGCGATGGTCATCCCCGTCAAAGAGATGAACATCCCGCGCCTCTGCACCCTGGGCGGCAAACTCTGCGCCAAGGCGGCCGAAGTGCCGCTGGAGACGGCGGAGGCCCTTTCGATGGACGCGGCGGAGACGGGGCTCACCGGCTCCGCGACCCAGGTCGTCAACGTGACATATCCAAAGGTGACGCGCCAGGGGCGCAAGATAATCGCCGCCGACGGCATCGGCACCGCGATAGAAGAAATCATGAATCTGCTGGAAGAAAAGAACTGTCTGGAAGAGACGGGAGGCGATACGAAATGA
- a CDS encoding electron transfer flavoprotein subunit alpha/FixB family protein, producing the protein MKNIAEVWTLAEVRGGRVHPVSRELLAWGRELADALGAPLASVVIGSNIKEQAAALAAYGADKIYVAEAPEFENFKADIEVATLADLIETYKPTILIASATTQGRTVMPMLSARLGCGLTADCTEMAIDPATKRLIQTRPAIGGNVMADIKTKGRDPQMCTVRPKSKRPLPADGSRKGEVIEFRPREDTLASLIKFIRFAPEQSVGLPLQEAEIIVAGGKGMKNAKNFARLDELARLLGGSVGASRMAVDLGWAPYSAQVGLSGKSVTPRLYLAFGISGAVQHIAGMSGAETIVAVNQDPEAPIFRVADLSVQGDAMEVLNALIEAVKKYKEHH; encoded by the coding sequence ATGAAGAATATTGCAGAGGTCTGGACACTCGCCGAAGTTCGCGGCGGCAGGGTCCACCCCGTATCGCGCGAACTGCTCGCCTGGGGACGCGAACTGGCGGACGCGCTCGGCGCGCCGCTGGCCAGCGTCGTGATCGGCAGCAACATCAAAGAACAGGCCGCGGCGCTCGCCGCCTACGGCGCGGACAAGATATACGTCGCGGAAGCCCCTGAATTTGAAAACTTCAAGGCAGACATCGAAGTTGCGACGCTTGCCGACCTCATCGAAACATACAAACCGACGATCCTCATCGCCTCCGCGACCACCCAGGGACGCACAGTGATGCCGATGCTCAGCGCCCGCCTCGGCTGCGGGCTGACGGCTGACTGCACGGAGATGGCGATCGACCCCGCCACCAAACGGCTCATCCAGACGCGGCCAGCGATCGGCGGCAACGTCATGGCCGACATCAAGACAAAAGGACGCGACCCGCAGATGTGCACCGTGCGCCCCAAGTCAAAGCGCCCCCTGCCAGCTGACGGCTCGCGCAAAGGCGAAGTGATAGAGTTCAGGCCAAGAGAAGACACCCTCGCCTCCCTCATCAAATTTATAAGATTCGCCCCCGAACAGTCGGTCGGACTGCCGCTGCAGGAGGCGGAGATCATCGTCGCCGGCGGAAAGGGTATGAAAAACGCGAAAAATTTCGCACGGCTGGATGAACTTGCCCGCCTTCTCGGCGGCTCGGTCGGCGCCTCGCGCATGGCCGTAGACCTCGGCTGGGCGCCCTATTCGGCGCAGGTGGGACTCTCAGGAAAATCGGTCACCCCGCGGCTCTACCTCGCCTTCGGGATATCGGGGGCCGTGCAGCACATCGCGGGAATGTCGGGCGCGGAGACGATCGTCGCCGTCAACCAGGATCCCGAGGCCCCCATCTTCCGCGTCGCGGACCTCAGCGTTCAGGGCGACGCGATGGAGGTGCTGAACGCCCTCATCGAGGCCGTCAAAAAATATAAGGAACATCATTGA
- a CDS encoding FAD-binding oxidoreductase, translating into MEQYGAITEEIYQELLAAVGPGGVIINDSEALDNYAWDQAGRIWGHMPEAVVKPADTAQVSAVMKIASREHIPVTPRGAGSGLNGGAVPLAGGIVLSLERMNRILEIDKVNRVTVIEPGVVTNDLCRAAAEEGFLYAGYPMSTETSFIGGNFATNAGGGKVIRYGNTRRHVLGAEAVLPSGEIINLGGRFRKDTWGYSLINLLAGSEGTLAVVTKLIVNLEPKPGMTVNLLACYPRLEELVESVAKVIGSGKRIISCEFMDKNLVKYTTEYLGCTLPEQDRSEGYLLIQVEGDTEAQLEEGYETVGKICLDCGAFEVFVAESRTDSAAMWNVRQNGLEGMRARDPHACASGNLMVPLSSVPEMIRRIKEISAEWNIEIGIISHIGDGNIHPIPLKPADMTPERWARYAEEFFTALIREAIALGGVGSGKHGVGHVKQKVLMDSKSPAEIELLQGIKRAFDPHNIMNPGKMFSPLD; encoded by the coding sequence ATGGAGCAGTACGGCGCAATAACTGAGGAAATATATCAAGAGCTGCTCGCGGCCGTCGGCCCCGGAGGCGTCATCATAAACGACTCCGAGGCCCTCGACAACTACGCCTGGGATCAGGCTGGGCGCATCTGGGGACACATGCCGGAGGCGGTCGTCAAACCGGCGGATACCGCGCAGGTATCGGCGGTTATGAAGATCGCCAGCCGTGAACATATCCCCGTAACGCCGCGCGGCGCGGGCAGCGGCCTTAACGGAGGGGCTGTGCCGCTCGCTGGCGGCATCGTCCTTTCGCTTGAGCGTATGAACAGGATACTGGAGATAGACAAAGTCAACCGCGTCACCGTCATCGAACCGGGGGTCGTCACCAACGACCTCTGCCGCGCCGCCGCGGAAGAGGGCTTCCTCTACGCGGGATATCCTATGAGCACCGAGACCAGCTTCATCGGCGGCAACTTTGCGACGAACGCCGGAGGCGGCAAGGTCATCCGCTACGGCAACACACGCCGCCACGTCCTCGGCGCCGAGGCCGTCCTGCCCTCCGGCGAGATAATCAATCTCGGAGGCCGTTTCCGTAAAGACACCTGGGGCTACAGCCTCATAAACCTGCTCGCCGGCAGCGAGGGAACCCTCGCCGTCGTCACCAAGCTCATCGTCAACCTGGAACCTAAGCCGGGCATGACGGTAAACCTGCTCGCCTGCTATCCGAGACTGGAAGAACTCGTAGAGAGCGTAGCCAAGGTTATCGGCTCGGGCAAACGCATCATCTCCTGCGAATTTATGGATAAAAACCTCGTTAAATACACGACCGAATACCTCGGCTGCACCCTGCCCGAACAGGACAGAAGCGAGGGGTACCTGCTGATACAGGTCGAGGGCGACACGGAGGCGCAGCTTGAAGAGGGGTACGAGACTGTCGGAAAGATCTGCCTCGACTGCGGCGCCTTCGAGGTCTTCGTCGCCGAGAGCCGCACCGACTCGGCGGCGATGTGGAACGTGCGCCAGAACGGGCTGGAGGGAATGCGCGCGCGCGATCCGCACGCCTGCGCCTCGGGCAACCTCATGGTGCCGCTCTCCTCAGTGCCCGAGATGATACGCAGGATAAAAGAGATAAGCGCCGAATGGAACATCGAGATCGGCATCATCTCGCACATCGGCGACGGCAACATCCACCCGATACCACTAAAACCGGCGGATATGACCCCCGAACGCTGGGCGCGGTACGCCGAGGAATTCTTCACCGCCCTCATTCGCGAAGCGATCGCCCTCGGCGGCGTCGGCAGCGGCAAGCACGGCGTCGGCCACGTCAAGCAAAAGGTGCTGATGGACAGCAAATCACCAGCGGAGATAGAACTCCTCCAGGGCATCAAACGTGCCTTTGACCCGCACAACATCATGAACCCCGGCAAGATGTTCTCTCCGCTTGACTGA
- a CDS encoding branched-chain amino acid aminotransferase translates to MAEIRIEKTAHPKEKPDSGSLSFGKYFTDHMFVMNYEKDKGWFDPRIVPFAPFEISPAAMVLHYASEVFEGLKAYRRPDGSVQLFRPQENIARMNRSAERMCLPQIDPELFMEALLALVRTDSDWVPAGEDTTLYIRPFLFATDPKLGVHAPSMCTFAIILSPVGPYFPEGVNPVKIFIEKEDVRAVRGGTGFAKCGGNYAGSLRAGERAEANGFAQVLWLDGVEKKYVEEGGGMNIMFKIKDKVVTPALLGTVLPGITRKSVIEMLKSWNIEVEERLVTLEEILTGIKNGDVEEAWCCGTAAVISPIGEFATEDEQYTIGGFKSGPLALKLYHALTDLQFGRTEDNFGWTVRVA, encoded by the coding sequence ATGGCAGAGATCAGAATCGAAAAAACGGCGCATCCCAAGGAAAAGCCGGACAGCGGCAGCCTGTCCTTCGGAAAATACTTCACCGACCATATGTTTGTGATGAATTATGAAAAGGACAAGGGCTGGTTTGACCCGCGCATCGTTCCGTTCGCGCCCTTTGAGATATCGCCCGCGGCGATGGTCCTTCACTACGCGTCCGAGGTATTCGAGGGGCTGAAGGCATACAGGAGACCGGACGGATCGGTGCAGCTCTTCCGCCCGCAGGAGAACATCGCCCGCATGAACAGGTCGGCGGAGCGCATGTGCCTGCCGCAGATAGACCCGGAACTCTTCATGGAGGCGCTGCTGGCTCTTGTCAGGACCGACAGCGATTGGGTGCCGGCCGGTGAGGATACCACCCTTTACATCAGACCCTTCCTCTTCGCCACCGACCCCAAACTGGGCGTGCACGCGCCCTCGATGTGCACCTTCGCGATCATCCTCTCACCCGTCGGCCCCTACTTCCCCGAGGGTGTCAACCCCGTTAAGATATTCATCGAGAAAGAGGACGTGCGCGCGGTACGCGGCGGCACCGGATTCGCGAAGTGCGGCGGCAACTACGCCGGTTCTCTCCGCGCGGGCGAACGCGCCGAGGCCAACGGCTTCGCTCAGGTGCTCTGGCTCGACGGCGTGGAGAAAAAATATGTCGAAGAGGGCGGCGGCATGAACATCATGTTCAAGATCAAGGACAAGGTCGTGACCCCCGCGCTGCTGGGAACTGTGCTGCCGGGCATCACGAGAAAATCCGTCATTGAGATGCTCAAATCGTGGAACATCGAGGTCGAAGAGCGCCTCGTCACGCTTGAGGAGATCCTCACGGGGATCAAGAACGGCGACGTGGAAGAGGCCTGGTGCTGCGGCACCGCCGCCGTCATCTCGCCAATCGGCGAGTTCGCGACGGAGGACGAACAGTATACCATCGGCGGCTTCAAGAGCGGCCCGCTGGCCCTGAAACTTTATCACGCGCTCACAGACCTACAGTTCGGCCGCACAGAGGACAACTTCGGCTGGACGGTGCGCGTCGCGTAG
- a CDS encoding nitrilase-related carbon-nitrogen hydrolase: MEEKKAFRVGLVQIPVIMGDRKKNMETVEDWMKRYYTPDELTTALVLPELWDTGYALDSVEKLADGEAAETTEFLSGLAKRYGCWFTGGSVMAKSGGKYYNRALIVNQQGELVTFYDKVHLVPFITVEDGVFDHGEKPCLFEMDGIKCGSIICYDIRFPEWIRIYALKGAEVLFICSQWTRARMDLYRTMIRAHAIENMFYTVAVNNCDYSGDIDFGGGSFVSSPTGDVLTECSGTLDGKFSEIDVTNINQNRQFLKVFEKRLPHLYHDIIK, encoded by the coding sequence TTGGAAGAAAAAAAAGCCTTTAGAGTTGGTTTGGTACAAATCCCCGTAATTATGGGAGACAGGAAGAAAAACATGGAGACCGTCGAGGATTGGATGAAAAGGTACTACACTCCCGACGAACTCACGACGGCTTTGGTTCTTCCCGAGCTGTGGGACACGGGATACGCCCTCGATTCCGTGGAGAAGCTGGCCGACGGCGAGGCCGCGGAGACTACGGAGTTTCTCTCCGGCCTGGCAAAGAGATACGGCTGCTGGTTCACCGGCGGCTCCGTGATGGCCAAGAGCGGCGGCAAATATTACAACCGGGCGCTCATCGTCAACCAACAGGGAGAGCTGGTCACCTTTTACGACAAGGTCCACCTCGTTCCCTTCATCACCGTCGAAGACGGCGTCTTCGACCACGGCGAAAAACCCTGTCTCTTTGAGATGGACGGCATCAAATGCGGCAGCATCATCTGCTACGACATCCGCTTCCCCGAATGGATAAGGATATACGCCCTTAAGGGCGCCGAGGTGTTATTTATCTGCAGCCAGTGGACGCGGGCGCGTATGGATCTCTACAGGACGATGATCAGGGCCCACGCGATCGAAAATATGTTCTATACCGTCGCCGTAAACAACTGCGATTATTCGGGAGATATCGATTTCGGCGGCGGCTCCTTCGTATCTTCGCCGACCGGCGACGTTCTGACGGAGTGCTCGGGAACGCTGGACGGCAAATTCTCCGAGATCGACGTCACCAACATCAATCAAAACCGCCAATTCCTCAAAGTATTTGAAAAAAGACTGCCTCACCTATACCACGACATCATCAAATAG
- a CDS encoding carbon-nitrogen hydrolase family protein: MKRNREQNKVRVGVVQLAPVLMDAEACLKKALLYIEEAASKGCELVMFPEAYIPCYPKAITFGSVIGWRTPAGRRDWRRYYDNSVEVGGPIFNALAEAAAKYKVHLAMGCIERERGHGTLYCSMLFFGPDGEYLGRHRKLKPTAGERVVWGEGDASDLTVIDAPFGRYGAVICWENYMPLLRTAMYSKGIEIYLAPTADYRESWLCTARHIAREGGCFVLSANLCYKLSDYSSEIETRVDEADIPAGIINEAGSVTNGGSAIISPFGEYLAGPIYDSEEVLVADLDMNMLAEARIDFDPVGHYARPDIFKLYVNETPLNHVEFYSEKEKDI; encoded by the coding sequence ATGAAGAGAAACCGAGAGCAAAACAAGGTCAGGGTGGGCGTCGTCCAGCTGGCTCCCGTACTGATGGACGCGGAGGCATGCCTGAAGAAGGCCCTGCTCTATATTGAGGAGGCGGCCTCAAAGGGCTGCGAGCTGGTGATGTTTCCCGAGGCGTATATCCCATGCTATCCAAAGGCGATCACCTTCGGCTCCGTGATCGGCTGGCGAACACCGGCGGGACGCCGCGACTGGCGGCGGTATTACGACAATTCGGTCGAGGTCGGCGGCCCCATTTTCAACGCCCTCGCGGAGGCGGCCGCGAAATATAAGGTCCATCTGGCAATGGGCTGCATCGAGCGCGAGCGCGGACACGGCACCCTATATTGTTCGATGCTCTTCTTCGGCCCGGACGGCGAATATCTTGGACGCCACCGCAAACTGAAGCCGACCGCGGGAGAGCGGGTGGTCTGGGGAGAGGGCGACGCCAGCGACCTCACCGTCATCGACGCCCCCTTCGGACGCTACGGCGCCGTCATCTGCTGGGAAAACTACATGCCGCTGCTGCGCACGGCGATGTACAGCAAAGGCATCGAGATATATCTGGCGCCCACCGCCGATTACCGCGAATCATGGCTCTGCACCGCGCGCCACATCGCCCGCGAGGGAGGATGCTTCGTTTTGAGCGCCAACCTCTGCTATAAACTCTCCGACTATTCCAGCGAGATCGAGACCAGGGTCGACGAGGCGGATATCCCCGCCGGCATCATCAATGAGGCCGGTTCGGTGACCAACGGCGGCAGCGCGATCATCAGTCCCTTCGGCGAGTATCTCGCGGGGCCGATATACGATTCGGAAGAGGTGCTCGTAGCGGACCTCGACATGAATATGCTCGCGGAGGCGAGGATAGATTTCGATCCCGTCGGCCATTACGCGAGACCGGACATCTTCAAACTTTATGTCAACGAAACGCCGCTGAACCACGTCGAGTTTTACTCTGAAAAAGAAAAAGACATCTAA